The genomic window GCTCCGAGGAGACGGTCGAACGCATCCGGGACGCCGGCGGCGAGGCGACCGTCGTCGCGACTGACGTCAGCGACCCCGACGAGGTCGAGGCGATGGTCGACACGGCCGTCGACACCTACGGGAGCCTCGACTTCGCGTTCAACAACGCCGGCATCGAGGGCGAGTCCGAGCCAGCAGGGGAGCACCCGCTCGACAACTGGGAACAGGTCATCGACGTCAACCTGAAAGGCGTCTTCCTGGCCATGCGGTACGAAATTCCCGCGATGCTCGAATCGGGCGGTGGCTCCATCGTCAACACTTCCTCGATCGCGGGCCTGGTCGCGTTCCCCAACCTGAGTCCCTACGTCGCCAGCAAGCACGGCGTGATCGGTCTCACGAAGACCGCCGCGGTCGAGTACAGCGGTGAGGGGATCCGGGTCAACGCGATTAGCCCCGGCGTCATCGACACGCCGATGGTGGCTCGCTCCCAGGAGGACGACCCCGAGACGATGGAGGCGACCAAGGCCGCAACTCCGATCGGCCGCCTCGGCCAGCCCGAAGAGATCGGGGACGCCGCGGTGTGGCTGTGCTCCGAGGACGCCTCCTTCGTGACCGGCGAGACGCTGACGATCGACGGGGGCTACGTCGCGCAGTAATCGAGTCGACCGATCAACTCGTCTGGCCGAACAGGTCGGTGACACGCTCGGCACTGTCTCGCAGGAGAGACAGGTCGTCGGTGAAGACCTCGACGGCGACGGTCCCGTCGAAGTCGTCGAGGTGCTCTTCGAGGAGACTCCAGTCCACCTCCCCAGCGCCGATCGGAATGTGGGTGTCGCCCCTGGAGCGGGCGTCGTGCACGTGGAGGTGGGAGATCCGGTCGGCGTTTCGAGAACAGAAGCGATCGATCCCGTCGTCGCCTTCCTCCATGTAAGCGTGGCCGACGTCGAAGCAAATCGGGACCTCCGCCTCGCGGGCGAGGTCGGCGAGGACCGATAGCTGGACGCCCTGTTTCTGGTGGCCGACGTTCTCGACGACGACCTCGACGCCGTGCTCCTCGCCGACGGCGGCGATCCTGCGGAGCTGTTCGGCGATCGTCGGCCGGAGGTCCGTGTCGTACGGGTTCCGGGCAGTCGCGTGGAGGACCGCCTTGCGAGCGCCGACAGTGCCGCCCCAGGACAGCAAGTCTTCGAGGTACTCGACGATCGCGTCGTTGAGCTGTTCGACCGGCGTCGCGACCACCTGCTGGAAGGGGAGATGCATGCAGAGGTCCGATT from Salinarchaeum sp. Harcht-Bsk1 includes these protein-coding regions:
- a CDS encoding SDR family oxidoreductase translates to MDGIHGSTAIVTGGGSGIGREAALRFGDEGANVVVADVDVEGSEETVERIRDAGGEATVVATDVSDPDEVEAMVDTAVDTYGSLDFAFNNAGIEGESEPAGEHPLDNWEQVIDVNLKGVFLAMRYEIPAMLESGGGSIVNTSSIAGLVAFPNLSPYVASKHGVIGLTKTAAVEYSGEGIRVNAISPGVIDTPMVARSQEDDPETMEATKAATPIGRLGQPEEIGDAAVWLCSEDASFVTGETLTIDGGYVAQ
- a CDS encoding sugar phosphate isomerase/epimerase gives rise to the protein MDLGVTVGDSIDRLERTGVDFDFVEVSVGEAQPLPTDAAAPRLRSALAATESDLCMHLPFQQVVATPVEQLNDAIVEYLEDLLSWGGTVGARKAVLHATARNPYDTDLRPTIAEQLRRIAAVGEEHGVEVVVENVGHQKQGVQLSVLADLAREAEVPICFDVGHAYMEEGDDGIDRFCSRNADRISHLHVHDARSRGDTHIPIGAGEVDWSLLEEHLDDFDGTVAVEVFTDDLSLLRDSAERVTDLFGQTS